ATCGGCCTTTTTTGGAGCAGAATAATAACTGATGGCCTGAAAATCTGGTTTTTCATAATGTACATTGGCCCATTCCGGTTCTTCCATAGACTCCCAAATACGAAACGCCTCAAGACGCCATTCGGTCATCCATTCAGGCTCATTCTTCTTTTTGGAGATTGCTCGTACTATATCAGCATTCAATCCTTTCGGAAAAGTATCGGATTCTATTTCTGTATAAAACCCGTACTCATATTCTTTGGTTTCAAGTTCCTTTTTTAATTCTTCTTCTGTATAGGCCATGTTCCCGTTTTTAAAGTGAAAAACTTTCCCCGCAACCGCAGGTACGTTGGGCATTGGGATTGTTGAATACAAATCCTTTACCGTTTAACCCGCCGGAATACTCCAAGGTAGTTCCAACCAGGTATAAAAAACTTTTTTTATCTACAATGATCCGAACTGAGTTGTCCTCAAATACTTTATCCCCTTCCTGAATTTGATTATCAAAATCCAGCTCATAGGACAATCCACTACAACCTCCACTCTTTACACCCACTCGAACATAATCCTTGGCGGCATCGAAGCCATCTTCGGTCATCAAGGTCACCACTTTTCGTTTCGCGTTTTCTGAGACTTTAATCATGTTTTACTTGGATTAGATGTTAGAAAAACATCGGTTCTTATTATTGGCTTGTTCATTCTTTACTTCATTTCCTTCTTCATTCCCCTTTATCAAGATAAGACAAAATTCCAGCGGTTCAATACCCTAAAAACCATCTTTGACCTTGAATGTAAAACCAATCCTTATCTAGCATAATTCTAAATAGTCCACAAATATAGACGATATGTCGATCAATTCCGGGATTTCTAACATTATTATAACGTATAATCTGATAAACTTTTTTTATGGAAAGGTTAAACAAAATATTGGTAGAAAAATCCAGCTTGGGTTTGGCTCAAAAACCTTTAATTTTCTAGGTATTCAGCGAATTATTGTATTAGGGGAATTATTGCAAGTTGATGACCACCATATCCATCCCTCCTTTGGTCTGAATTTCAGGAAAATCCTGACTTGTGGTTTCACCAATGACCACCACATTCCCAGTGGCGGTTTCCAGTGCATCATATCCAAAATCCAGGTTTGATCCCCCAAGGGATTTTTCCCATTCCAAATTGCCGGAAGCATCCGTTTTAAAGACCCAAATGTCATTTTCCCCGAAATTTTCGGCCAGGTCCCCATCAAAACTCTTGGAATTCCCGCACACCAAAAATCCTTCGTCCATGGTCAATCGTACGCTGTGGGCAGCATCGAAACCTGCACCTCCAAAGGATTTTTCCCAAAGCAATTGACCATTATCATCTATTTTTATGAGCCAAACATCGGATTGCCCATTGTTTTTGGTGACCTGGGTGTCCTCACTAAAGGTGTTGCCTGTAATGACATAACCCCCATCCGTTGTGGCAACGATATCCTGGGCTTGGTCAATGCCGGTACCCCCAAAGGAGCTTTCCCACACAAAAGTTCCGTTTTTATTGATTTTCACTGCCCAAAAGTCATAGCTGCCCTTTGGATTGCCAATATCGAAGTCATCACTCTCGGAGGCTCCAACCAAAATGTAACCTCCATCATGGGCATTGACCACCCCAAAAGAGCGGTCGTTATTGGTTCCCCCAAAAAACTTGCGCCATTGTAAATTGCCATCGCCATCGATTTTAGTACCCCAAAACTCCCCTACCCCATGGGCCGTCAACCTACCTTTGTCCGTGCTGCCCTCGCCATTGGAAGAGGTCACATCCAAAAATCCGGAGAAGAAAAATCCCCCATCAACGGTTTCCACCAAATCATAGGAATGGTCATGCCCAGAAAAGCCAAAGCTCTTTTCCCACAGGATGTTTCCGGCAGCGTCCAATCGTAAGATCCAATTGTCATGAAAGCCTTCATTATTGCTTCCGTCCCCATCATCGCTCATGGCATAACCTGTTATGGCATACCCCCCGTCCGAGGTCTGAATAACCTGCTGTCCCTGGTCATCTTTACTGCCCCCATAGGTTTTCTGCCATTCCAAATCTCCATCCATATCCAATTTTACCAACCAATAATCATTCACCGCAAGGTTTTTGGACGAAAGATCCCCATCCGTACTATTGCTCATTCCCAAAATGGCAAATCCGCCATCGGTGGTCTGTATAATGGAACGCGCAGAATCGTATCCCGAACCTCCAAAGTTTTTGGTCCAAACCACATTTTTAAGGGTGTTGGGGATCGGGTCGTTCCCTTCAATCTTAATGGAGTCCTCCGAGCAGGAAACACCAAGGATTACCATTAAAAAATAGGATACTCTTTTCATAGCTGCAGTTGATTACTCCGATTTCTTCACCACGAAGAAACCAGTATTTGAATCATTAATGATCACCTTACCACTTTCAAAATACGGATAAACGCTCCAGACCCCGTTAAAACTCGCATTGTTGTTTGAGGGAAACGTATCAAAGAAACCCGTTTCGGATATGCTCCCGCTTCCAATGGCGGAGATATCCAATACCCGCATTCCCGCAGCATAATTGGCCAGGAAGAATTCGTTCCCTTTCACGTAACCGTTATGGTCGACAGCTGCGGTGGGCCCAGTGTAGGTCATGTGCAATTGTGGAGCGTCCAAATCGGTCAGGTCAAAGACCAAAGTCCTGGAATCGAAACCGAAATTGATTTCATCAAATTCATCCCCCAACAAAAAATAGCGCTGATCTTCCGTAAACCACCCTTGGTGGGTATACCCCAATTGCGGATAGTCCAAATTTGAGATTAGGGTAGAATTGGATTTGTCCGTGATATCCACAATGGCAATTTGGTTTTCATTTGCTCCGATAAAAATCTCACGCCCCGTATAATCCGTATCCGGTCCTGTATAGGTAACCACCTGGGCATCGTGGGTATAACCATTACCTCCATATCCCCCGACACCGGTAGGGGAACTAGGGTTTTGGACATCCACAAAATGCACTCCCCCACCAAAGGCGTCATTGCGGGCAGTCCCTACGGGGTAAGCAAATCCCACGGCTTCATTGATGACTACATTATGGGCATTGCCAATGTCTGTATATCGGGTATCGGCACTAAAGTTTTGAGGTGGGTCGGCCACATCCCTTAATCGGGTCAAATCAAAAACTTGCATCCCATGTCCATTTGCTTCGGATACAATAAAGGCATGGTCCTGATATATTTTTACATCCCGCCAAATACTGGAGGTGGTAGCGGTTGGCAATTTTCCGAGATAAATCAAATTATCCGTATCACTGATGTCCACAAAGACCGTTCCATTGTCCAGACCAATTAAGGCGTATTCCTTTCCGCTGGTACTATCCGTCCAGCCCCAAATATCATTTCCTTCACTGGCCGAAAAAACGGAATGTTCAATTCTGCCCAATAGATCATAGCCATTGCAGGGGAATTCCCCGGCCATTCCATTTTCACAGGGAACCGCTCCCGTACCAACGGAGCCATCGCCATTTCCATCCCCTCCTGGATCCAGGTTATCAACTGGCACCACCCCATCATCGTCCTGGTCCGATCCACAGGCCCACACCCCAAAAACCATAAGGATCAACAAGCCTATAAAACTTCGATTCATCCCTTTTAAATTGCTGTTAAGTAAAGATACGACTTTCAGGAATTGCCGTTATTTTTGCCAAATGCTAGAAGATAAAAACCAATCCAGCACCCCGTTGCAACAGCTAGGGGAGTTCGGTCTTATTAAACATCTGACAAAGGATTTTGAATTGGTCAACCCTTCATCCATTAAAGGGGTTGGGGATGATGCCGCCGTGCTCGACTTTTCCTCAGAAAAAACAATAGTTTCCACGGACCTATTGGTTGAGGGCGTGCATTTTGATTTAAGCTACATGCCCTTAAAACACTTGGGGTATAAGTCCGTTATCGTAAACCTTTCGGACATCTATGCCATGAATGCCATAGCCACACAGATTACGGTCTCCATAGCCGTTTCCAATCGTTTCCCCTTGGAGGCTTTGGAGGAGTTTTACGCCGGAGTTGCCCTGGCTTGCAACATATATGGGGTTGATTTAGTTGGCGGGGACACCACCTCCTCAACCAAAGGCATGCTTATCTCTGTAACGGCTCTGGGTGCAGCAAGTGGGGAGGAATTGGTAATGCGATCTGGCACCAAGGAAAACGACCTATTGGTGGTAACCGGGGATTTAGGTGGGGCCTATTTGGGCCTGCAGGTATTGGAACGGGAAAAAGAAGTTTTTAAGGTCGACCCCAATAACCAACCTGATCTGGAGCCCTATAGTTATATTGTGGAGCGCCAATTAAAGCCGGAGGCCAGAAAGGATATTGTGGAATTATTGGAAAAACTGGATGTTCACCCCACAAGTATGATCGATATCAGTGATGGACTTTCCTCTGAAATATTGCACCTATGTGAGCAAAGTGAAGTAGGTTGTAATTTATATGAGGATAAGATACCCTTGGATCCAACGGTTATATCCACGTCAGAAGAATTTAAGATGGATAGTACCATGATTGCCCTTAGTGGTGGGGAAGATTACGAGCTGTTGTTTACCATTGACCAAAAAGAATTCCCAAAAATCAAGGGAAATCCAAATCTTACGGTTATTGGGCATATGACCCACAGGAATGAGGGGGCCCACCTTATCTCAAGAAATGGTTCTAAAATTCCGTTGACGGCCCAAGGTTGGAATTCATTTACCGGGAATGAATAAACCCGAAGTCCATAATTCCCTATTTCCCATTTTCAATGGAAACTGTCCTGGTATGGCCTTTTGGGACAAAGCCCAGTCCCACGTTTTCAAGGAATTTGTAGTAGTGTCCCCTTTAAAACAAAAAATCCCGGAAAATTAAGGGCTATCCAAATTTTACGGTCTTGGGGCAGGTGACGGATAAAATAAGGGGCACACTTAATCTCCAGGAATACCTTTGAATTCCTTTCAATGCCGGATCAGGCAACTTGCTTACGTTCCGGATGACCCACTGCGCGCCTTCTGTTGCGACGGTGGTACATATCCTCCAACGTTTTATTGATTTCCTTTAATTTGGCAGTAAGTGGAGACAGTTTGCCACGTTCATCCGTTGTCACTTGTTTCTGACAGTGGACACACTTGTACTCCTTAATATGCTCGGTCACTTTTTTGGATACCACAAAATGATGGCCGAAGAAGTTGCAGAAGATACCAGTGATTTTGTTGCCATCGGGGGTAATGGTATTTTTCATAGGCTTCAAAAAGTTAGTTGCATGTTTCGATTTGGGGACCGAATAATGCAATGATTAGTTATTATTCCATTGCGTTAACAACGCGGGTTTGGTTCTTTTAAAAGGCAACGATTGCTAAATCTCCTTTATTTTGATGCCATGCCAAAATTTTTTGTTTTTTCGATGAACTGCACAAAATCGACAAAGCGTTTCATAAAATCGATGAATCGATATGGTTATCAATATACAAAATCAAAGCGTTTTAACAAATCATTTTAAAGCATTGAACCTCAAAACGTAAACGAATGTAGTATTACTCTTACTTTTGTCCTGTGTTCAGTGCCATAGCCCCGATCGGTTCCCTTGATTCAAAAGGGGTTAAATTAACGTGGTTTCGACGTATGGTATTTGGTTCCAAGTAAAAATTGGTTTGATCTCCATAGTCGCAATCATTTCATTGGAATGCCAATTGTAGGAAAATGTTTCTAAAAGCCTAAATCACGGACCGTGGTTGCACAGCGAAATCTTAGCCAATAAAATCATTAAAAAGAACTGACAATAGAACGCAAATCCGATGGTTTCCCAAGACGATTTTTCAGTTCTGCAAAATAGCTGCTTTATGGGCCGACTACCCTGCCTTGCGTCACCAAAAAAACAGCGTGGGTATTCAACCATTTATGCATTTCCTTTTATTAATTTCCAATGATTTTCTCTCCCTAGTTTCATATCTTTGCCCCCACATCGAAAAGAGCGTATATGGGATTGTGGAAACATGTGGGAAAGGGTATTTCGGCCTTTGTACTGGTGTCAATTTTACTGTTTCCTTTGGCAATCCGTTTTTCGCATCATTGTGAGGCGCATGAACATCATACGTTTACGCTTGATGTGGATGATTTTCAAGAAGCAGGGCACGATTGTCTGACGTGCCATTTTCAACTCGCCTCATTCACTTATGATATTTCGGCTTTTCCAGAACTCTTGTCACATAGCTATCCGGAAACTGCCGAAAAGCATTTTTTTTGCACAGCTATTAATTGCTTTACACTGACCAATGCCCGATTAAGGGCCCCTCCCTCGTTTTCTTCATAAAACCTCCTCCGGTTTTATATTTCATTTTGCCCCATGGAGGGCAAGAGGCCCTGTTTGTTGACAACTGGTCCAGACCATTGTGCTTGTTGATATTTTATAGGGCTTCTTGTACCATGATACTTTTGACTTAACCAATATATTCAGGTAATCGTCTTGAAGACGCACTGGAAAAACATCATAGCACTCTTTTTCTTGGCAAGTTTTCTATTGCTAAGAGTAGTGAATCTGCACAGCATCGCCCATTTTTGCTCCCATGACCATGAGGACATGGAGCATTGTGGGCAATGCGCATTCATCCTAAGTGCAAAACAGGGCATGCCCCTACAGGCAACGGCCCATACGGATTTGGTTTTCACACCACTTCTATCCCTAAAATGGGAAAAAAGGCCTGCGCACTACAAGGCGCCATATCGGAAAACCCACCTTTCCTATTATTATAACAACAAGGCCCCACCCTTTTACATAAAGGGATAATTATGCTTTTTACCGAATACTGCCTTAGCATATCCTGAAGTCTAAACCATATGTTTCCTATAGACAAACTTTGGTTTTATCCGTAAGATTGGTAATGTTCAAAAACCATGTTATCCCTTCTCGCCAAGGCATCCGGCCTCTCCATGCGAGTATGTTCTTTTTTGAGTTTTTAACGCCCATGACCAAAATCAGTTTGTTCCAAAACCCATGGCACCGGACAATTTCATTTTGGCAATGTTTGGCCATTTAAAGATTCTCGGAAATCGTGTAAATGATGGTTCCATAAAAATCGACAACACATGTTATACCATTGGTTAGCCCCACCGTTTTTACTGGTGGCCCTTTTTAGTTGCCTTTCAGGTCATTCACAACAAATCTCCGGATTTGTGCTCAACAGTGAAGGTCAACCCATTGAAGCGGCTATGGTTCAACTCCATCCCACGGAAAGGTTCGCGATAAGCGATTCCCGGGGTCGTTTCGCCATCCCGTTTTCGGAAAGGGACAGCATATCCTATCTGGAGGTAACCCATATTACCTATCATACGGTGCATCTTGACTTATCGGCCCTTAAAGATTTGTCGCCCCTCAGGATAAAAATGACCGATGCTGTGACCGATCTACGGGAAGTGACCTTAGTGCAACATCGTATCCTGGAGAAGGTGATCAATAATTCGCAGTCCATCATCTCGATTGATCGGGATTTTATCTCCCGAAACAGTTCAGGGACCTTTTCCGCAGCCCTGGCCACCCTTCCGGGACTCAATACCATGAACGTTGGGGTAGGGATTGCCAAACCCATGATCCGGGGAATGGGATTCAACAGAATCTTGGTCAACAACAGGGGCATAAAGCAAGAGGGACAGCAATGGGGGGCGGATCATGGACTGGAAATAGACCCATTTGATGTGGAACAGGTGGACGTCATCAAAGGTCCCGCTTCCTTGCTCTTTGGTTCCGATGGCCTGGGAGGTGTCATCAACATTAAGGAGAACGAACCCCTGGCAGAAAATGGGAATACCGTGGAATACCGCACCATGTACCAGTCCAATAACGGGGCCATATCCAATTCGTTGGAGTGGAAAGGCCGTCAGGAAAAATGGTTTTACAGTGTTAGGGCCACCCATCAGGATTATGGTGACTATACGGTGCCCTCCAATGAATTTACCTATGCAGGCTTCAACTTGCCCATATTTGACAACAGACTTAAAAATACGGCTGGTTCGGAATTGCATTTTAGCAGTTCGGTAGGCTATCGAACCAAAAACTTGAAATCGAGTTTGCGGTTCACCAGCTTCAACCAAAGAGCGGGCATTTTTACGGGAGCCATCGGTTTGCCCCGGGTCTATAACCTGCAGCACAATGGTGAGTTCAGGAATATTGATGTCCCACGACAAGAAAACCACCACCATATGCTTACGAGTAACACGACCCTCTCCTTGGGCAGGGATCGCTTGGAAGTGGATTTGGGTTACCAACGCAATATCCGGGAAGAACTGTCCTTTCCCGGAGCGCATGGGATAGCCCCGGAACTGGCCAATTCCAATTTGGCCCTAGGGCTTTATCTGGATACCTACACGGCCAATTTGCGGTATGAAATCAACCCGAAGCCCGACCATGAAATCCTCTTTGGGATGCAGTTACAATATATGGACAACCAAAACGACGGGTTCGAGTTTTTACTTCCCGTCTTCCAAAGTTTCCAAATGGGTCTCTTTCATTATCGGTTATGGGACCTCTCCTCAAAGTGGACCGTGAACGCAGGGATTCGTTACGACATGGGAACGCACGACATTGAACAGCACCTACAGCCTATTTATGACCGGGGCACCTTATTGCCCACGGGTGAATTCGATGAGCGTACCCCGGCATTTGATCGGCGGTTCAACAACCTTAGTGGGGCACTTGGAGCCACCTATAAAATGAACACAAAAAATCTCTGGAAACTTCATCTGGGCAATAGCTTTCGGTTTCCTACGGCCATAGAACTGTCCAGTAATGGGGTACACCATGGCAACTTTAGGCACGAAGTGGGCAATCCTGACCTGGGTATGGAAAGGGGTTATCAGGCCGATGTTACCTACTTGCACCGATCAAAGGGCCTGTCCCTTGAAGTCTCCGCATTTTTCGGGTACTACACCGATTATATTTATTTATCCCCAACTGGTACCTTTTCGCCTTTGGCCTCGGGGGGCACCCTATGGCAATACCGCCAGGAGGATGCCCTGTTCAATGGTTTTGAGATTACGGGCAGCTACTACCTTCCTTTTGGATTGAAGGTAGATCTGGGCATCGATTTTGTCCAAAACCTAAATCTGGACAGTAGCTTGCCATTGCCACTTACCCCTCCACCTTCCGTGCAACTGGGTCTGGAATACGGGGTTTTGCCCAATTCAAAGACTGTGAACAATGGTTACCTATTTGTTCTGGGCCGCTACAATTTTGAACAGAACCAAACGGATAGGAATGAAAGGACCACACCGGACAGCTTTATCCTTAATGCCGGTTTGGGCTTTTCGACAAGGCTGTTTGGTCAAAATTCGAAATTCAGGCTAAGCGCCAATAACCTTTTGGACACCGCCTATTTTAACCATATAAGTCGGTACCGATTGCTCAATTTACCCGAACAGGGACGGAACATCGTACTATCCGTGCAGATACCTATATCCCTTTAAAAAGAAGAATGAACCTAATTATAAATGAAAAAATGAAGATTAAAAACAATGTTGAATTTAATATCCATAACAAATGAGAAAACACCTATGTATCCCATTAAGCTTTTTAGTCCTGTTCTCCTCTTGTCTCGGAGAGGATGACGAGGACGCGGTAGATTTGGAGGCTCCCATTATTTCAGCCAATGCGGGAGGGAACATCCAACCGGAATATTTTTACAATACTTCCCCGGATAATGGACAAATTCCCGTGGCATTTGTAGTACAGGATGCTACCGGCATCCAGGAAGTCCTAATGGAAGCGCACAGTGGTTTTGATGGCCACACCCATGGAAAGTCGATTTCGGCTCGCAATCCAAAATTTAAACTGTTCAACCATAACCATGTGATCCGTGCAGAAAGCATGGAAAATCCCAAAAGGTTTACCTATAGTTCGAACATTTATTTGGATGAGCGCAATCCGGAGATTGAAGAGGATGAGCTATTTCTCGCCGGGCCTTATCATTTTTCCATCCAGGCCACGGACGCAGAGGGCAACCAGACCACGTATGGGGACGATACCATTTACCATACTACGGTATACATCAACAAACCCTACGCCCCTCAGGCAGAAATAACTACCCTGAATATTGCGGAAGGCAGCATTTCCGGACGTATTTATAGGAACATGGATCATGCGGCCTCCTCTGATATCACCTTCCTGTGGATCTATGTCCAGGAACCGAACACAGAGCATCCAGATCAGGAGGGGGAGATCCTTGAGGAACGGCTTTGGGGGCAATCCAATTGGCCACACCAGTTCCGTCCCAATCAGGGTGATGAGCTACCCAATGCCCAAGAGCTGGATATGGCACAGCTTTTTGCGAACGATCAGGATTTTTTCGAAGTACTACAGGGGAACAAACTCGTTGTTTGGGCCGAGGACACCAATGGAAATATTTCAGTAACCCAATTTAATAATTAAGTAAAAATGAACAACATGAAACAATCAATTTTTAAACTATCCCTCTTTTTTTTGGCTATGGCCAGTTTTATAGCTTGTAGCGATGACGACTCTGCACCCATTGTCGATGATGACCCGGTTTCTTTTGCGGAGCTCGAAGACGAATGGGTGCGGCTTACCTTACTTCAGGAAGATAAGATCGAAACGATGCAAGCCGCGAGTGAAGAAATTATTGGCTTTGTGGACACGGGCCTACCTCAAGGCTCGCGTTACTACAGTAGCAACTCAGGTAGGTACCTCACCGTAATCAATACAGGTGCCAACGAAACGAGGTTTTTTGACACTGGTGTGGTCAACCATGTAGATCACGGTCACCAAAATCAGGTGCGCTGGTTAGATTTGACCCTGCAAACCTCTGTCCCTGTACACTATACAAGCGTGAACGGAAATATAGTAATCTTCAATGATGGAGACGGCTCTATTACCTATGTGGAGGAAGAACAACTGGAATTGCCTGCTTACACGCCAATGACCATGCGATTAGAAAATACAGTGGGACACCATGGCGTAGGAATCAGATTGGACAGTGGCAAATTTGCCGTAACATTCCAAAGTGATA
The sequence above is a segment of the Muricauda sp. SCSIO 64092 genome. Coding sequences within it:
- a CDS encoding choice-of-anchor B family protein, with translation MNRSFIGLLILMVFGVWACGSDQDDDGVVPVDNLDPGGDGNGDGSVGTGAVPCENGMAGEFPCNGYDLLGRIEHSVFSASEGNDIWGWTDSTSGKEYALIGLDNGTVFVDISDTDNLIYLGKLPTATTSSIWRDVKIYQDHAFIVSEANGHGMQVFDLTRLRDVADPPQNFSADTRYTDIGNAHNVVINEAVGFAYPVGTARNDAFGGGVHFVDVQNPSSPTGVGGYGGNGYTHDAQVVTYTGPDTDYTGREIFIGANENQIAIVDITDKSNSTLISNLDYPQLGYTHQGWFTEDQRYFLLGDEFDEINFGFDSRTLVFDLTDLDAPQLHMTYTGPTAAVDHNGYVKGNEFFLANYAAGMRVLDISAIGSGSISETGFFDTFPSNNNASFNGVWSVYPYFESGKVIINDSNTGFFVVKKSE
- a CDS encoding TonB-dependent receptor, which gives rise to MLYHWLAPPFLLVALFSCLSGHSQQISGFVLNSEGQPIEAAMVQLHPTERFAISDSRGRFAIPFSERDSISYLEVTHITYHTVHLDLSALKDLSPLRIKMTDAVTDLREVTLVQHRILEKVINNSQSIISIDRDFISRNSSGTFSAALATLPGLNTMNVGVGIAKPMIRGMGFNRILVNNRGIKQEGQQWGADHGLEIDPFDVEQVDVIKGPASLLFGSDGLGGVINIKENEPLAENGNTVEYRTMYQSNNGAISNSLEWKGRQEKWFYSVRATHQDYGDYTVPSNEFTYAGFNLPIFDNRLKNTAGSELHFSSSVGYRTKNLKSSLRFTSFNQRAGIFTGAIGLPRVYNLQHNGEFRNIDVPRQENHHHMLTSNTTLSLGRDRLEVDLGYQRNIREELSFPGAHGIAPELANSNLALGLYLDTYTANLRYEINPKPDHEILFGMQLQYMDNQNDGFEFLLPVFQSFQMGLFHYRLWDLSSKWTVNAGIRYDMGTHDIEQHLQPIYDRGTLLPTGEFDERTPAFDRRFNNLSGALGATYKMNTKNLWKLHLGNSFRFPTAIELSSNGVHHGNFRHEVGNPDLGMERGYQADVTYLHRSKGLSLEVSAFFGYYTDYIYLSPTGTFSPLASGGTLWQYRQEDALFNGFEITGSYYLPFGLKVDLGIDFVQNLNLDSSLPLPLTPPPSVQLGLEYGVLPNSKTVNNGYLFVLGRYNFEQNQTDRNERTTPDSFILNAGLGFSTRLFGQNSKFRLSANNLLDTAYFNHISRYRLLNLPEQGRNIVLSVQIPISL
- the thiL gene encoding thiamine-phosphate kinase, encoding MLEDKNQSSTPLQQLGEFGLIKHLTKDFELVNPSSIKGVGDDAAVLDFSSEKTIVSTDLLVEGVHFDLSYMPLKHLGYKSVIVNLSDIYAMNAIATQITVSIAVSNRFPLEALEEFYAGVALACNIYGVDLVGGDTTSSTKGMLISVTALGAASGEELVMRSGTKENDLLVVTGDLGGAYLGLQVLEREKEVFKVDPNNQPDLEPYSYIVERQLKPEARKDIVELLEKLDVHPTSMIDISDGLSSEILHLCEQSEVGCNLYEDKIPLDPTVISTSEEFKMDSTMIALSGGEDYELLFTIDQKEFPKIKGNPNLTVIGHMTHRNEGAHLISRNGSKIPLTAQGWNSFTGNE
- a CDS encoding HesB/IscA family protein produces the protein MIKVSENAKRKVVTLMTEDGFDAAKDYVRVGVKSGGCSGLSYELDFDNQIQEGDKVFEDNSVRIIVDKKSFLYLVGTTLEYSGGLNGKGFVFNNPNAQRTCGCGESFSL
- a CDS encoding DUF4625 domain-containing protein; translation: MRKHLCIPLSFLVLFSSCLGEDDEDAVDLEAPIISANAGGNIQPEYFYNTSPDNGQIPVAFVVQDATGIQEVLMEAHSGFDGHTHGKSISARNPKFKLFNHNHVIRAESMENPKRFTYSSNIYLDERNPEIEEDELFLAGPYHFSIQATDAEGNQTTYGDDTIYHTTVYINKPYAPQAEITTLNIAEGSISGRIYRNMDHAASSDITFLWIYVQEPNTEHPDQEGEILEERLWGQSNWPHQFRPNQGDELPNAQELDMAQLFANDQDFFEVLQGNKLVVWAEDTNGNISVTQFNN